One genomic segment of Burkholderia multivorans ATCC BAA-247 includes these proteins:
- a CDS encoding fimbria/pilus outer membrane usher protein: protein MFARILSAVGIRLLFVVVGLALVSAGVACNAMPAPAGMVSEPAATPAGGVGTVSEPDATPTEPADALAEPTTTVPARRVEFDIETLKERGLDPALAQYFAEKPRFVGGVHRVSLSVNGQPRGTVDVRFDDRGNVCFDRTLIGRARLRLPDELTPPRRWSLLAFLSGQQPLLAEPETVDTRESGTDGSASRGNDAAGAAANDARRVAESERRLAQPFAANCYDYRTFQPQTEVSADSAKDMVEIVVPADALTRPRPGDNASSGGAGAMLNYNVVAGGSRSSGSSTATFLSADTEAGFNLGDWVVRSAQTYWRQQGQAEFQMPYAFAQKTDVETGYLVQAGQIGIRNPVVSGMPIEGVQILPDDALAASDGGSTIRGVATQQSRVEVRQAGILIYTTLVPAGPFLLRNVTLIDRSSLIEVTLIDDANNKRSFTVPPASLVAPRGAPLGLSLAIGRVYQYRGPRDMARPIVVSVAKGWNVGRRSSVVAGAIVSSRHQGVGVSHSMPLFGNSVSMGNNAQLSRSPTLGERGASVGLSLSAQLPGDISMNVQANRQTIGFRSLSDTLYDVPDTVRRSAYWEIMRHYRIRDVMSGSASWNSKQLGALSASFNRFSTYAGFSGQHVAASWNRQFGRASLSINVDRSLGRGTTGDDTAIYASLSFPLGPVHTSTYVTRNGGMLRGGVNASQTVNDFVSYNIGVERGQHSGSERGFATLSLWPRYTQVSISGSAQRDSGSLSAQVQGGIVATKAGVTLSPYSIGETFGIVSTGELSGVSISTPAGIVWTDPRGKAVIGSIPAYTEVSTVVRTETLPRDVDVRNGYAELNAGRGSVNFVDIEVRRTKRMLLNVHLQDGSPLPVGASIRDEKDQYVTTAVGDGVVYLDQDPAGPLVARLPGGGRCNLQFQVPDALRADATVAQIDATCDADSHPN from the coding sequence GTGTTTGCCCGCATCCTCTCTGCCGTCGGTATCAGGCTCCTGTTCGTCGTCGTCGGCTTGGCGCTCGTCTCGGCCGGCGTGGCTTGCAACGCGATGCCCGCGCCGGCCGGGATGGTGTCGGAGCCTGCCGCCACGCCAGCGGGAGGCGTCGGCACCGTATCCGAGCCTGACGCCACACCGACGGAACCGGCCGACGCGCTTGCGGAGCCGACGACGACCGTACCCGCACGGCGTGTCGAATTCGACATCGAGACGCTGAAGGAGCGCGGTCTCGATCCGGCGCTCGCCCAGTACTTTGCGGAGAAGCCGCGCTTCGTCGGCGGCGTGCATCGTGTGTCGCTGTCCGTCAACGGTCAACCGCGCGGCACGGTCGACGTTCGCTTCGACGATCGCGGTAACGTCTGCTTCGACCGCACGTTGATCGGCCGCGCGCGCCTGCGCCTGCCGGACGAACTCACACCGCCGCGCCGGTGGAGCCTGCTCGCATTTCTGAGCGGACAGCAGCCGCTGCTTGCGGAGCCGGAGACGGTCGACACACGCGAATCGGGCACCGACGGATCGGCATCGCGCGGCAACGACGCGGCGGGTGCCGCAGCGAACGATGCGCGTCGCGTTGCCGAATCCGAACGCCGGCTGGCACAACCGTTCGCCGCGAACTGCTACGACTATCGGACGTTTCAGCCGCAGACCGAAGTCAGCGCCGATTCGGCGAAGGATATGGTCGAAATCGTCGTGCCGGCGGACGCGCTGACCCGGCCGCGTCCCGGCGATAACGCGTCGTCCGGCGGTGCCGGCGCGATGCTGAACTACAACGTCGTCGCAGGCGGCAGTCGCTCGAGCGGCAGCAGTACCGCGACGTTCCTGTCCGCGGATACCGAAGCCGGGTTCAATCTCGGCGACTGGGTCGTGCGCAGCGCGCAGACGTACTGGCGGCAGCAGGGCCAGGCCGAGTTTCAGATGCCGTACGCGTTTGCGCAGAAAACCGACGTCGAGACCGGCTATCTGGTGCAGGCGGGGCAGATCGGGATCCGGAACCCCGTGGTCAGCGGCATGCCGATCGAGGGCGTGCAGATCTTGCCCGACGACGCACTTGCGGCCAGCGACGGCGGCAGCACGATTCGCGGCGTCGCGACGCAGCAGTCGCGTGTCGAGGTCCGGCAGGCCGGCATTCTGATCTACACGACGCTGGTGCCGGCCGGGCCGTTTCTGCTGCGCAACGTGACGCTGATCGACCGCTCGTCGCTGATCGAAGTCACGCTGATCGACGACGCGAACAACAAGCGCAGCTTCACGGTCCCGCCTGCTTCGCTCGTCGCGCCGCGCGGCGCACCGCTCGGGCTGTCGCTCGCAATCGGCCGCGTGTACCAGTATCGCGGGCCGCGCGACATGGCGCGACCGATCGTGGTTTCCGTCGCGAAGGGATGGAACGTCGGCCGGCGGTCGAGCGTGGTGGCCGGCGCGATTGTCTCGTCGCGCCATCAGGGTGTCGGCGTCAGCCATTCGATGCCGCTGTTCGGAAACAGCGTATCGATGGGAAACAACGCACAGCTCAGTCGTTCACCGACGCTCGGCGAGCGCGGCGCAAGCGTCGGACTCTCGTTGTCTGCGCAGCTGCCGGGCGACATATCGATGAACGTGCAGGCGAATCGACAGACGATCGGCTTTCGCTCACTGTCCGACACGCTGTATGACGTGCCCGATACCGTTCGCCGTTCGGCGTACTGGGAGATCATGCGCCACTACCGGATCCGGGACGTGATGTCGGGCTCGGCGAGCTGGAACAGCAAGCAGCTCGGCGCGCTGTCGGCGTCGTTCAATCGCTTCTCGACGTACGCCGGCTTCTCCGGTCAGCACGTTGCCGCGTCCTGGAATCGTCAGTTCGGGCGAGCGAGCCTGTCGATCAACGTCGACCGTTCGCTCGGCCGCGGCACGACCGGCGACGATACGGCGATCTACGCGTCGCTGAGTTTTCCGCTTGGACCGGTTCACACGAGCACTTACGTGACTCGCAACGGCGGCATGCTGCGCGGCGGCGTGAACGCGAGCCAGACCGTCAACGACTTCGTCAGTTACAACATCGGCGTCGAGCGTGGGCAGCACAGCGGCAGCGAGCGCGGATTCGCGACGCTGAGCTTGTGGCCGCGCTACACGCAGGTGTCGATCAGCGGTTCGGCGCAGCGCGACAGCGGATCGCTGTCTGCACAGGTGCAGGGCGGCATCGTCGCGACGAAGGCGGGCGTCACGCTGTCGCCGTACAGCATCGGCGAAACGTTCGGCATCGTGTCGACCGGTGAACTGTCGGGCGTGAGCATCAGCACGCCCGCGGGCATCGTGTGGACCGATCCGCGCGGCAAGGCCGTGATCGGCAGCATTCCCGCGTATACCGAGGTCAGCACGGTAGTCCGTACCGAGACGTTGCCGCGCGACGTGGACGTGCGGAACGGCTATGCGGAGCTCAATGCGGGACGCGGATCGGTGAACTTCGTCGACATCGAGGTGCGCCGGACGAAAAGGATGCTGCTCAACGTGCATCTGCAAGACGGGAGCCCGCTGCCGGTCGGCGCATCGATTCGCGATGAGAAAGACCAGTACGTGACGACTGCCGTCGGCGACGGCGTCGTCTATCTCGATCAGGACCCGGCAGGGCCGCTCGTCGCGCGTTTGCCCGGCGGCGGTCGGTGCAACCTGCAGTTTCAGGTGCCCGACGCGCTGCGCGCGGACGCGACCGTCGCACAGATCGACGCGACCTGCGATGCCGATTCCCATCCCAACTAG
- a CDS encoding fimbria/pilus chaperone family protein: MSHINRILSALLPIALTAVPAAPAHAAGMVPETSVVLIDEAVGETAMKVRNTDDKSALLYTIIEHVPDDQEKLFTVTPPVARVDPGQTQLVRFILTNRTPLKTERLARVVFDTIGERKDPDASIVAIRVRQNLPVIMHPKGLAVNREPWKLLKWEAVDGKLRVVNPSPYVVRLGATVEVLPTKKQAYLPNTYMLPGQATYVMMPKDDKRKGAPRTPSAKDAAITAEAKAEIEEMLKLYPGATSIRFQPATSYGYMADIYEARIETPAGSHQTNAAQSGSASR, translated from the coding sequence ATGTCTCATATCAATCGCATTCTGTCGGCACTGCTGCCGATCGCTCTGACTGCCGTCCCGGCAGCACCCGCGCATGCGGCCGGCATGGTGCCGGAAACGTCCGTCGTTCTGATCGACGAGGCCGTCGGCGAAACCGCAATGAAAGTCCGCAACACCGACGACAAATCGGCGCTGCTGTACACGATCATCGAGCACGTGCCTGACGATCAGGAGAAGCTGTTCACCGTGACGCCGCCGGTCGCACGCGTCGACCCCGGTCAGACGCAGCTGGTTCGTTTCATCCTGACAAACAGGACGCCGCTGAAGACCGAGCGGCTCGCGCGCGTCGTCTTCGACACGATCGGCGAACGTAAGGACCCGGACGCAAGCATCGTCGCGATTCGCGTTCGTCAGAACCTGCCGGTGATCATGCACCCGAAAGGGCTCGCGGTGAATCGCGAGCCGTGGAAGCTGCTGAAGTGGGAAGCCGTCGACGGCAAGTTGCGCGTCGTGAATCCGAGCCCGTACGTCGTGCGTCTCGGCGCGACCGTCGAGGTGCTGCCGACGAAGAAGCAGGCGTACCTTCCGAACACGTACATGCTGCCCGGTCAGGCGACCTACGTGATGATGCCGAAAGACGACAAACGCAAGGGCGCGCCGCGCACGCCGTCCGCAAAGGATGCTGCCATCACGGCCGAAGCGAAGGCCGAAATCGAAGAGATGCTGAAGCTCTACCCGGGCGCCACGTCGATTCGCTTCCAGCCGGCAACGAGCTACGGCTACATGGCCGACATCTACGAGGCGCGGATCGAAACGCCCGCAGGCAGCCATCAAACGAACGCCGCGCAAAGCGGTTCGGCATCGCGATGA